A window from Crocosphaera sp. UHCC 0190 encodes these proteins:
- a CDS encoding PD-(D/E)XK nuclease family protein, whose protein sequence is MSIVTQKPYQPWLRFASYALWSDYYPQVGMEHFHCEMQRGYKRFRKQEEPEVKFLCEQDTIPQKVGHLAQRVVWEFHQQPELLTKENGVFEVADAIGLHQEPDEVKERVFPIIQNYQTNPILQGKEVLQLKRGDEDVKDTPSEIIGQKNNPLKLYYVFDCVVQEPDGSLHIVDFKTGKTSPDQRQAYVYLLVAKSLYPNHSCFVSFYNLETQKWHQRITLSSQGLESIFMDLDKISKYWQEERNKYRKNPQNFSQLFPPNPGIACRNCIFNTICHYTSQETK, encoded by the coding sequence ATGTCCATTGTAACCCAAAAACCCTATCAGCCTTGGCTTCGGTTTGCGAGTTATGCTCTTTGGTCAGACTATTATCCTCAAGTGGGAATGGAACATTTTCATTGTGAAATGCAGCGAGGATACAAAAGATTTCGCAAACAAGAAGAACCAGAGGTTAAATTTTTATGCGAACAGGATACCATTCCTCAAAAAGTTGGACATTTAGCCCAAAGAGTTGTTTGGGAATTTCATCAGCAACCAGAGTTATTAACGAAAGAAAATGGAGTCTTTGAAGTTGCCGATGCTATAGGGTTACATCAAGAACCTGATGAAGTAAAAGAAAGAGTTTTTCCCATTATTCAGAATTATCAAACTAATCCTATTTTACAGGGAAAAGAGGTTTTACAGTTAAAACGAGGAGATGAAGATGTAAAAGATACTCCCTCAGAAATTATCGGACAAAAAAATAATCCGCTTAAACTGTATTATGTCTTTGATTGTGTTGTACAAGAACCTGATGGCAGCCTTCATATTGTAGATTTTAAAACAGGGAAAACCTCTCCTGATCAACGACAAGCTTACGTTTATTTACTGGTAGCTAAATCTCTCTATCCTAATCATTCCTGTTTCGTTTCATTTTATAACTTAGAAACTCAAAAATGGCATCAAAGAATTACCTTAAGTTCTCAAGGATTAGAGTCAATTTTTATGGATTTAGATAAAATCTCAAAATATTGGCAAGAAGAAAGAAACAAATATCGTAAAAATCCTCAAAACTTTTCTCAATTATTTCCCCCTAATCCTGGCATTGCTTGCCGCAACTGCATTTTTAACACAATTTGTCACTATACTTCTCAGGAAACAAAATAA
- a CDS encoding N-acetylmuramoyl-L-alanine amidase produces MKQLQGLFWGLVASQAVCIAVDANTLEYWDFDVQQNRLEIVTENGVRPQASMIPNPTRLIIDLPGVSLGQGSVHQGDITGYVTQVRVGQVTPYTTRIVVELGRQYSMRPWEVKVRSLGPNRWYVQLAEFQPHSVYSLPVEDEPVAIMVPLPSPNSNPVYSPRGGYKVVIDPGHGGRDPGAIGIGGLQEKNVVLSIAAEVTKILKQRGIQVIMTRSGDYFVSLLGRVKRAENSNANVFVSIHANAVGGNNSQVNGLETYYYSSGYRLALSIHRNILQQVQVEENRGVKQARFYVLRKTSMPAALVEVGFVTGRTDNRNLKNPSYRKKLAEAIADGITEYLR; encoded by the coding sequence ATGAAGCAACTCCAAGGGCTATTTTGGGGACTGGTCGCTTCTCAAGCAGTTTGTATCGCTGTTGATGCCAATACTCTAGAATATTGGGATTTTGATGTGCAACAAAATCGGCTGGAAATTGTCACCGAAAATGGTGTCCGTCCCCAAGCATCAATGATCCCTAACCCTACCCGTCTCATTATTGACTTACCTGGGGTTAGTTTGGGTCAAGGGAGTGTTCATCAGGGGGATATTACTGGTTATGTCACTCAGGTACGAGTCGGACAAGTAACCCCCTATACCACCCGTATTGTTGTAGAATTGGGGCGACAATATTCTATGCGTCCTTGGGAAGTTAAAGTCCGTAGTTTAGGGCCTAACCGTTGGTATGTACAGTTAGCTGAGTTTCAACCCCATTCTGTCTATTCTTTACCTGTAGAAGATGAACCTGTTGCCATTATGGTTCCCTTACCTTCCCCCAATTCTAACCCTGTCTATTCACCTAGGGGTGGTTATAAGGTGGTGATTGATCCTGGCCATGGGGGTCGAGATCCTGGGGCCATTGGTATTGGTGGGTTACAGGAAAAGAACGTCGTTTTATCTATTGCCGCAGAAGTGACGAAAATTCTGAAACAACGAGGAATACAGGTGATTATGACTCGTTCTGGCGATTATTTTGTGTCTTTATTGGGACGGGTAAAACGGGCAGAAAATAGCAATGCTAATGTATTTGTGAGTATCCATGCGAATGCAGTAGGGGGCAATAATTCTCAGGTTAATGGGTTAGAAACTTATTATTATTCTTCGGGTTATCGGTTGGCTTTAAGTATTCATCGCAATATTTTACAACAGGTACAAGTAGAAGAAAATCGTGGGGTGAAACAAGCACGGTTTTATGTCTTAAGAAAAACTTCTATGCCTGCTGCTTTAGTGGAGGTCGGGTTTGTGACAGGAAGAACAGATAATCGTAATTTAAAAAATCCTAGTTATCGTAAGAAGTTAGCAGAGGCGATCGCTGATGGAATTACAGAATATTTAAGATAA
- a CDS encoding helix-turn-helix transcriptional regulator produces the protein MKKTFGQIIRQARKEQEYSQRELAKIVGVNYTYLSKLENDHAGYPPSEEVIEALGKNLNLDVQELTTLAGRIKPEDEQVFRELVQQYQEMPAFLRRMQSNPQFAKKVLSEAEKIENED, from the coding sequence GTGAAAAAAACCTTTGGTCAAATCATTCGCCAAGCGCGAAAGGAACAGGAATATAGTCAGAGGGAACTAGCCAAGATTGTTGGTGTTAATTATACCTATCTTTCTAAATTAGAAAATGATCATGCTGGATATCCTCCTAGCGAAGAAGTGATCGAAGCATTAGGAAAAAATCTTAATTTAGACGTTCAAGAATTAACCACATTAGCAGGAAGAATTAAACCAGAAGATGAACAGGTTTTTCGTGAATTAGTGCAGCAATATCAAGAAATGCCAGCTTTTTTACGTCGAATGCAAAGTAATCCTCAATTTGCTAAAAAAGTTTTATCTGAAGCAGAAAAAATCGAGAATGAGGACTAA
- a CDS encoding ImmA/IrrE family metallo-endopeptidase, translating into MEIIKPFRWYNKEEIEDLADTLLIEVESKRRRRLPAFNLAEVIADYLDLGIVWEQISGDKEGEIAAMIIPTEREIIINSSIDESNEGFKQSTIAHEIGHWILHINHDAVHKFIDYREQGIDLTLKPFLCRSRQSSQKNEWQAQYFASCLLMPISKLKRVQKGRDLTNWKHLYAMADELGVSISNLKTRLIDLEWIMQLNSSKRLYLGSKGKLLMNESLQR; encoded by the coding sequence TTGGAAATTATCAAGCCTTTTCGTTGGTATAACAAAGAAGAAATTGAAGACTTAGCTGATACATTACTTATAGAGGTTGAGTCGAAGCGTCGTCGTCGTTTACCTGCGTTCAATTTAGCAGAAGTTATCGCGGATTATTTAGATTTAGGCATTGTTTGGGAACAGATTTCTGGAGATAAAGAGGGAGAAATTGCCGCCATGATTATCCCGACAGAAAGAGAAATTATTATTAATAGTAGTATTGATGAATCAAATGAAGGGTTTAAACAATCTACGATTGCTCATGAAATTGGCCATTGGATACTCCATATTAACCATGATGCCGTTCATAAATTTATTGATTATCGAGAGCAAGGGATTGATTTGACACTCAAACCTTTTTTATGTCGTAGTCGTCAATCTAGCCAAAAAAATGAATGGCAAGCCCAGTATTTTGCCAGTTGTTTGTTAATGCCAATATCTAAATTAAAGCGAGTGCAGAAAGGACGAGATTTAACGAACTGGAAACATCTCTATGCAATGGCAGATGAATTAGGGGTTAGTATTTCTAACCTAAAGACTCGACTAATTGACCTAGAATGGATTATGCAGCTAAACTCATCCAAACGCCTTTATTTGGGAAGTAAGGGAAAATTACTCATGAATGAATCCTTACAAAGATAA
- a CDS encoding Piwi domain-containing protein, with translation MTQTPKVPNSVGEIFPIEFLNKNCQCFRVSPNIGKEIGNRLSWQLSTKYPDIIVIWDREDKYFCMLGKPEITIFNKREWQDRLNEIQEQLKDDIGERNYILEEIRNIPEMTANVKAELAIRVLKINNNFSAQTIYTQNQVSVKTELDYWAETFEYNQKTWPAIAFNTKTEMIYDYDLQYFFEHHPERNQPEQILVGLQVKDIEKNSIATIVDIAGIIGNRRNELLEKASRFTSREKLLNADDNEPIVSVKFGKNSQLYDYPLAALIPRITAKTANLFGVKYGDLSKETKLTYCKKQEYTRLYREAMTKCLATFKINSKTSINTRDQKSLFIQPTIKLEDVKLLFGKGVIKNKNRSLSGLQAGGVYRRHKDFLDSNRKIRLAILKPTTIKVGNFRKALQEQLKSYKFESLLPPESSKNYDIDALTGVEARAKLEEIVDDLIQVPTDIVLVFLPTDDRDKDETEEGSLYSWIKSRLLRRNIASQVIYEDTLKKALNDEYEQKNILNQVVIGILAKLGNLPFILAEPLEIADAFVGLDISRMSNQKTAGSRNICASVRFYGKQGEFIQYRLEDSFIEGEEIPQRTIENFFPQSQFKTKTVLIYRDGRFQGEEVNHLLGRAKAINAKFILVECVKSQIPRLYNLSEDLTQINAPTRGLGLKLSEREVILVTTQVKETVGIPRPLRLRIHEAGEQASLES, from the coding sequence ATGACTCAAACCCCTAAAGTACCTAATTCCGTTGGTGAGATTTTTCCCATTGAATTTCTCAATAAAAATTGTCAATGTTTTCGGGTCAGTCCTAATATTGGCAAAGAAATTGGCAATCGTTTGAGTTGGCAATTAAGTACCAAATATCCAGATATTATTGTAATTTGGGATCGAGAAGATAAGTATTTTTGTATGTTAGGAAAACCAGAAATTACTATTTTCAATAAACGGGAATGGCAAGATAGATTAAATGAAATTCAAGAACAGCTAAAGGACGATATTGGAGAGAGAAACTATATTCTTGAAGAAATCCGAAATATCCCTGAAATGACAGCTAATGTAAAAGCAGAATTAGCCATAAGAGTGCTAAAAATAAATAATAATTTTTCTGCTCAAACTATCTATACTCAAAATCAAGTTAGTGTGAAAACAGAACTCGATTATTGGGCAGAAACCTTTGAATATAATCAAAAAACATGGCCGGCGATCGCCTTTAATACAAAAACAGAAATGATCTATGATTATGACTTACAATATTTCTTTGAACATCATCCTGAACGTAATCAACCCGAACAAATTCTAGTAGGTTTACAAGTTAAAGACATTGAAAAAAATAGTATAGCAACTATAGTAGATATAGCGGGAATAATTGGCAATAGAAGGAATGAATTATTAGAAAAAGCGTCCCGTTTTACTAGCAGAGAAAAGTTGTTAAATGCTGATGATAATGAACCTATTGTTAGTGTAAAATTTGGTAAAAATTCTCAATTATATGACTATCCTTTAGCTGCTTTAATTCCTCGTATTACAGCAAAAACTGCGAATTTATTTGGCGTGAAATATGGTGATTTATCAAAAGAGACAAAACTAACATACTGTAAGAAACAAGAGTATACTAGATTATATCGAGAAGCAATGACAAAGTGTTTGGCAACTTTTAAAATTAATTCAAAAACCAGTATCAATACCAGAGATCAGAAATCTCTATTTATTCAACCTACAATCAAACTTGAAGACGTTAAATTATTATTTGGCAAGGGAGTAATAAAAAATAAAAATAGAAGTTTGTCAGGATTACAAGCAGGAGGTGTTTATCGAAGACACAAAGATTTTCTAGATTCTAATAGAAAAATTCGTTTAGCAATTCTTAAACCAACAACAATTAAAGTCGGAAATTTTAGAAAGGCTTTACAAGAACAACTTAAAAGCTATAAATTTGAGTCCTTATTACCTCCAGAAAGTAGTAAGAATTATGATATTGATGCGTTAACAGGGGTAGAAGCAAGAGCAAAATTAGAAGAAATTGTGGATGATTTAATTCAAGTACCTACTGATATTGTTTTGGTCTTTTTGCCCACAGATGATCGTGATAAAGATGAAACAGAAGAAGGGAGTCTTTATTCTTGGATTAAATCTCGTTTACTCCGTCGAAATATAGCCAGTCAGGTGATTTATGAAGACACCCTAAAAAAAGCACTTAATGATGAATATGAGCAGAAAAATATTTTAAATCAAGTTGTGATTGGGATTTTAGCTAAACTGGGAAATTTACCCTTTATCTTAGCAGAACCCTTAGAAATTGCTGATGCTTTTGTGGGATTAGATATTTCCCGTATGAGTAATCAAAAAACAGCAGGAAGTCGGAATATTTGTGCGAGTGTAAGATTTTATGGAAAACAAGGGGAATTTATTCAATATCGCTTAGAAGATTCTTTCATTGAAGGGGAAGAAATTCCCCAACGTACCATAGAAAATTTCTTTCCCCAGTCACAATTTAAAACTAAAACCGTTTTAATCTATCGAGATGGACGGTTTCAAGGCGAAGAGGTTAACCATTTGTTAGGTAGAGCAAAAGCTATTAATGCTAAATTTATTCTGGTTGAATGTGTTAAATCTCAAATTCCCAGATTGTATAACTTGAGTGAAGATTTGACTCAAATCAATGCACCCACCAGAGGGTTAGGATTAAAGCTTTCCGAGAGAGAAGTGATATTAGTAACCACTCAAGTCAAAGAAACAGTCGGCATACCTCGTCCTCTCCGTTTACGGATTCATGAAGCAGGAGAACAAGCATCCCTCGAAAGTTGA